Proteins from a genomic interval of Megalopta genalis isolate 19385.01 unplaced genomic scaffold, iyMegGena1_principal scaffold0020, whole genome shotgun sequence:
- the beta-Spec gene encoding spectrin beta chain isoform X3, producing MTTDISVVRGGWDPTLQQEIVDEYEYDGGNSSSRLFERSRIKALAGERELVQKKTFQKWVNSHLVRCSCRIGDLYVDLRDGKMLIKLLEILSGERLPRPTKGKMRIHCLENVDKALQFLREQRVHLENMGSHDIVDGNPRLSLGLIWTIILRFQIQDITIEETDNQETKSAKDALLLWCQMKTAGYHNVNVRNFSTSWRDGLAFNAIIHKHRPDLIQFDKLSKANAIYNLNNAFNVAEDKLGLTKLLDAEDIFVDHPDEKSIITYVVTYYHYFSKMKQETVQGKRIGKVVGIAMENDRMIHEYESLTSDLLRWIEGTIEALGDRRFANSLVGVQSQLSQFSNYRTVEKPPKFVEKGNLEVLLFTLQSKMRANNQKPYTPREGKMISDINKAWERLEKAEHERELALREELIRQEKLEQLAARFNRKASMRETWLSENQRLVSQDNFGFDLAAVEAAAKKHEAIETDIFAYEERVQAVMAVSQELEAENYHDIERINARKDNVLRLWTYLLELLRARRMRLELSLQLQQNFQEMLYILDSMEEIKMRLLTDDYGKHLMGVEDLLQKHSLVEADINVLGERVKAVVQQSQRFLEHGEGYRPCDPTIIVERVQQLEDAYAELVRLAVERRARLEESRKLWQFYWDMADEENWIKEKEQIVSTGDIGHDLTTINLLLSKHKALENEIQSHEPQLMSVAAVGDELVRQQHFGSDRITERLQEILGMWNHLLDLAAFRRKRLEEAVDYHQLFADADDIDIWMLDTLRLVSSEDVGRDEANVQSLLKKHKDVTDELKNYATTIDQLHQQASGLGEQDAKSPEVLERLASIDSRYKELMELAKLRKQRLLDALSLYKLFSESDGVEQWIGEKNRMLETMVPAKDIEDVEIMKHRYNGFEKEMYANASRVAVVNQLARQLLHVEHPNSEQIVARQNELNQKWAELREKADHKRDELNSAHGVQTFHIECRETVSWIEDKKRILQQTDSLEMDLTGVMTLQRRLSGMERDLAAIQAKLDALELEAQNIQQQNLEDPEVIRDRIAQIHTIWEQLTHMLKERDAKLEEAGDLHRFLRDLDHFQAWLTKTQTDVASEDTPTTLADAEKLLTQHQNIKEEIDNYTGDYQKMMEYGERLTTEAGDGDTQYMFLRERLNALKMGWEELHQMWVNRQILLSNSLNLQVFDRDARQAEVLLSQQEHILAKDETPVNFEQAEQMIKRHEAFMTTMDANDEKVNSVVQFAARLVNQGHFAADKVKKKAENINERRQINREKANQYMEKLKDQLQLQMFLQDCEELGEWVQEKHITAQDETYRSAKTVHSKWTRHQAFEAEIASNKDRLQQLQQAAEELIQQKPDLAEIIKPKVAELADQFEELETTTHDKGERLFDANREVLIHQTCDDIDSWMNELEKQIESTDTGSDLASVNILMQKQQMIETQMAVKAKQVTELDKQAEHLQRTVPDDKMEEIKCKKEKVAQRFAQLKAPLIDRQRQLEKKKEAFQFRRDVEDEKLWIAEKMPQATSSEYGNSLFNVHMLKKKNQSLRTEIDNHEPRINLVCNNGQKLIDEGHEDSPEFQKLIPELTEKWKELKDAVEDRNKHLLQNEKAQQYFFDATEAESWMSEQELYMMVDDRGKDEISAQNLMKKHESLEHAVEDYADTIRQLGETARQLINDQHPLADQIAVKQSQVDKLYAGLKDLAGERRAKLDEALQLFMLNREVDDLEQWIAERELVAGSHELGQDYDHVTLLWERFKEFARDTEATGSDRVVAVNGIADSLIAAGHSDAATIAEWKDGLNEVWQDLLELIETRTQMLQASRELHKFFHDCKDVLGRILEKQNAMSDELGRDAGSVSALQRKHANFMQDLSTLQSQVSQIQEESAKLQASYAGDKAREITNREGEVVASWNNLQSLCEERRAKLEDTGDLFRFFNMVRTLMIWMDDVVRQMNTSEKPRDVAGVELLMNNHQSLKAEIDAREDNLLACINLGKDLLARNHYASTQIKDKLAALTDHRNALLHRWEERWENLQLILEVYQFARDAAVAEAWLIAQEPYLMSQELGHTIDEVENLIKKHEAFEKSAAAQEERFSALHRLTTFELKELKRREQEREEEERRKKEEAAAAEAARLAKATPVTSPDEPPSERAEAEGVTSGERTVGEDESHVAHRKASTRTPLPQDKPKEAPKGGSGSESGTLRRKERSRSKSPFRSFRWRKSAKSPSLDRSGVSDDERSISEQRSPTDDEFEGVLQRKHEWESTTKKASNRSWHKVYMVVRGQSLFAYTDQKSYKSAPDQSYKGEAPLDLRGATITVANDYTKRKHVFRVKSQSGSDFLFQAKDDTEMNEWVTALNQSAQGASGASTSRAHTLPAPTQAETKRRSFFTLKKN from the exons ATGACGACCGACATCTCGGTAGTGCGCGGAGGTTGGGACCCCACGCTACAACAAGAGATTGTCGATGAGTACGAATACGACGGAGGAAACTCGAGCTCGAGACTCTTCGAACGTTCACGAATCAAGGCTTTAGCTG GTGAACGTGAACTAGTACAAAAGAAGACCTTCCAAAAATGGGTGAACTCACATTTGGTTCGATGCTCATGCCGAATTGGAGATCTGTACGTCGACCTCCGTGATGGAAAGATGCTGATCAAACTGCTGGAAATCCTATCCGGAGAACGTTTACCACGACCAACGAAAGGAAAAATGCGAATCCATTGTTTGGAGAACGTCGACAAAGCGTTGCAGTTCCTACGGGAGCAGAGGGTGCACCTGGAGAACATGGGTTCCCACGACATAGTCGACGGGAATCCACGATTGAGCTTGGGTCTGATCTGGACCATCATTCTTCGCTTCCAAATCCAGGACATCACCATCGAAGAGACCGACAATCAAGAGACAAAGTCAGCCAAGGACGCGTTGTTGCTCTGGTGTCAGATGAAGACCGCTGGCTATCATAACGTGAACGTGAGAAATTTCAGCACTTCCTGGCGCGACGGCCTGGCTTTCAACGCCATCATCCACAAGCACAGACCGGATCTGATCCAGTTCGACAAGCTTTCCAAGGCGAATGCTATCTACAACCTTAACAACGCGTTCAACGTTGCCGAAGACAAATTGGGGCTGACTAAACTCCTCGACGCCGAGGACATATTCGTCGATCATCCGGACGAGAAGTCCATCATCACCTACGTGGTCACTTACTATCACTATTTCTCTAAGATGAAGCAAGAAACTGTCCAGGGCAAGAGGATAGGCAAGGTCGTCGGCATTGCTATGGAGAACGATCGCATGATACACGAATACGAAAGCCTGACGAGCGATTTGCTGCGTTGGATAGAGGGCACCATAGAGGCCCTCGGCGACCGTAGATTCGCCAACTCGTTAGTGGGCGTTCAGTCCCAGCTTTCCCAGTTTTCCAACTATCGGACCGTAGAAAAACCGCCTAAGTTTGTGGAGAAGGGTAACTTGGAAGTGCTTCTGTTCACGTTGCAGTCCAAAATGAGGGCCAATAATCAAAAGCCGTACACACCTAGAGAGGGAAAGATGATATCGGACATCAACAAGGCTTGGGAAAGATTGGAGAAAGCCGAGCACGAAAGGGAATTGGCTCTGCGCGAGGAACTAATCCGTCAGGAGAAGTTGGAACAGCTGGCGGCGAGGTTCAATCGCAAGGCCAGCATGAGAGAAACCTGGTTGTCCGAGAACCAGCGTTTGGTCTCCCAGGATAATTTCGGTTTCGATTTAGCCGCGGTGGAAGCCGCGGCCAAGAAACACGAGGCCATTGAAACAGACATATTCGCCTATGAGGAAAGAGTCCAGGCGGTAATGGCGGTGTCCCAAGAATTGGAGGCTGAAAACTACCACGACATCGAGCGAATCAACGCTCGCAAAGACAATGTCCTCAGACTATGGACTTATCTCCTGGAATTGTTGCGCGCCAGAAGAATGAGGCTGGAGCTGTCTCTGCAACTGCAGCAGAACTTCCAGGAGATGTTGTACATCTTGGACAGCATGGAGGAGATCAAGATGCGTCTCTTAACCGACGACTACGGGAAGCACTTGATGGGCGTGGAGGATCTTTTGCAGAAGCATTCTTTGGTCGAGGCCGATATCAATGTTTTGGGAGAAAGAGTGAAGGCTGTCGTCCAACAGAGCCAGAGATTCCTGGAACACGGAGAGGGCTACAGACCCTGCGATCCTACCATCATCGTCGAACGCGTGCAGCAGCTCGAGGATGCTTATGCCGAATTGGTTCGACTGGCGGTGGAACGTAGAGCCAGGCTCGAGGAATCTCGCAAACTCTGGCAGTTCTATTGGGATATGGCAGACGAGGAGAACTGGATCAAGGAGAAGGAGCAGATAGTGTCGACCGGGGACATCGGTCACGATTTGACCACTATCAACTTACTGCTGTCGAAACATAAAGCTCTAGAGAACGAAATTCAATCCCACGAACCTCAGCTAATGTCTGTAGCAGCGGTCGGCGACGAACTGGTCCGTCAACAACATTTCGGTTCCGATCGTATCACGGAAAGACTGCAGGAGATTTTGGGAATGTGGAATCATCTTCTCGACCTGGCTGCCTTCAGAAGGAAGCGTTTGGAAGAGGCTGTTGACTATCACCAGCTGTTCGCCGATGCCGACGACATAGATATTTGGATGTTGGATACTCTGAGACTGGTGTCGTCGGAGGATGTTGGCAGAGACGAGGCCAACGTTCAATCGCTGTTGAAGAAACACAAGGATGTTACCGACGAGCTGAAGAATTATGCCACCACGATCGACCAGCTTCACCAGCAAGCCTCTGGTCTCGGAGAGCAAGATGCCAAGTCGCCGGAAGTATTGGAGAGACTGGCTTCCATCGATTCCAGGTACAAGGAGCTGATGGAACTGGCCAAGCTACGCAAACAGAGACTACTGGACGCTTTGTCTTTGTACAAGTTATTCAGCGAGTCCGACGGAGTTGAGCAGTGGATAGGCGAGAAGAACAGGATGTTGGAAACCATGGTGCCAGCCAAGGACATCGAAGACGTCGAAATCATGAAGCACAGGTACAATGGCTTCGAGAAGGAGATGTATGCTAACGCGTCCCGGGTCGCCGTAGTAAATCAATTAGCCAGACAGCTGTTGCACGTGGAGCATCCGAACTCCGAGCAAATAGTCGCTAGACAGAACGAGCTGAACCAGAAGTGGGCCGAATTGAGAGAGAAAGCGGATCACAAACGGGACGAGTTGAACTCTGCTCACGGTGTGCAAACCTTCCATATCGAGTGTAGGGAGACAGTATCCTGGATAGAAGATAAGAAACGAATTCTCCAACAGACAGATAGTCTTGAGATGGATCTGACCGGTGTCATGACGCTTCAACGTCGTCTGAGCGGCATGGAACGCGATTTGGCAGCTATTCAGGCTAAGTTGGATGCCTTAGAATTAGAAGCCCAAAATATTCAACAGCAGAATCTGGAAGATCCGGAGGTCATTCGCGACAGAATCGCCCAGATACACACCATCTGGGAACAGCTGACGCACATGCTGAAGGAACGCGACGCGAAACTGGAAGAAGCCGGTGATCTGCATAGATTCTTGAGAGATCTTGATCACTTCCAGGCCTGGTTAACCAAGACCCAGACAGACGTAGCCAGCGAGGACACTCCAACTACTTTGGCCGACGCCGAGAAGCTCCTAACTCAGCATCAAAACATCAAGGAAGAGATTGACAATTACACGGGCGATTATCAGAAGATGATGGAGTACGGAGAGAGATTGACCACCGAGGCTGGCGACGGCGACACTCAGTACATGTTCCTCAGAGAACGTCTGAATGCGTTGAAGATGGGCTGGGAAGAGCTGCACCAGATGTGGGTGAACAGACAGATCTTGTTATCGAACTCGCTGAACTTGCAGGTATTCGATCGCGACGCCCGCCAAGCGGAGGTGTTGCTATCCCAGCAGGAGCACATTCTTGCGAAGGATGAGACTCCGGTGAACTTCGAGCAGGCCGAACAGATGATTAAACGGCACGAGGCGTTTATGACCACGATGGATGCGAATGACGAGAAGGTCAACTCGGTGGTGCAGTTCGCGGCCAGATTGGTCAATCAGGGCCATTTCGCTGCAGACAAGGTGAAGAAGAAGGCGGAGAACATCAATGAGCGCAGACAGATCAATCGCGAGAAGGCGAACCAATATATGGAGAAGCTGAAGGATCAGTTGCAGTTGCAGATGTTCCTGCAGGATTGCGAGGAGCTTGGCGAATGGGTGCAGGAGAAGCATATCACTGCACAAGACGAGACCTATAGGAGCGCTAAGACGGTACACAGCAAGTGGACTAGGCATCAGGCCTTCGAAGCGGAGATAGCTAGCAACAAAGACCGCCTGCAGCAACTACAGCAAGCTGCCGAAGAATTGATTCAACAGAAGCCTGATCTTGCCGAGATCATCAAACCTAAAGTGGCCGAATTAGCTGATCAGTTCGAAGAACTTGAAACGACCACTCATGACAAAGGCGAACGCCTGTTCGATGCTAACAGAGAAGTCCTTATACATCAGACTTGCGACGATATCGATTCCTGGATGAACGAACTGGAGAAACAGATCGAGAGCACTGACACAGGATCGGACCTTGCGTCGGTGAACATTCTCATGCAGAAGCAACAGATGATCGAGACGCAGATGGCTGTAAAGGCCAAACAGGTCACCGAACTGGATAAACAGGCTGAACACTTGCAGCGCACTGTTCCAGACGATAAGATGGAGGAGATCAAGTGCAAGAAGGAGAAGGTAGCCCAGAGATTCGCTCAGCTGAAGGCGCCTCTGATAGATcgtcagcgtcaattagagaagaagaaggaggcgTTCCAGTTCAGACGTGACGTGGAAGATGAGAAACTCTGGATCGCTGAGAAGATGCCGCAGGCTACCAGCAGTGAGTATGGAAACTCCTTGTTCAATGTACACATGTTGAAGAAGAAGAACCAATCGCTACGTACTGAAATCGACAACCACGAGCCCAGGATCAACTTAGTCTGCAATAACGGACAAAAACTGATTGACGAAGGACATGAAGACAGTCCTGAGTTCCAAAAACTGATACCTGAATTGACTGAGAAATGGAAGGAGCTGAAGGACGCTGTGGAAGATAGAAACAAACATTTACTTCAAAACGAAAAGGCTCAGCAGTACTTCTTCGACGCGACCGAGGCCGAGTCCTGGATGAGCGAGCAAGAATTATACATGATGGTCGATGATCGGGGCAAGGATGAGATTTCTGCCCAGAATTTGATGAAGAAGCACGAGTCCTTggagcatgctgttgaagattaTGCAGATACTATTCGCCAGCTTGGAGAGACCGCCAGGCAGCTGATCAACGATCAACATCCACTGGCTGATCAGATCGCAGTGAAACAATCACAG GTCGACAAACTATACGCCGGACTGAAGGATCTAGCCGGCGAACGACGAGCCAAGCTGGATGAAGCACTTCAGCTGTTTATGTTGAACAGAGAAGTAGATGATCTGGAGCAGTGGATCGCGGAGAGAGAATTGGTTGCGGGAAGTCACGAATTGGGCCAGGATTACGATCATGTGACCCTTCTTTGGGAACGATTCAAGGAATTCGCTAGAGACACCGAAGCGACAGGATCCGACCGCGTGGTAGCAGTGAATGGAATTGCCGATTCGTTGATCGCCGCTGGACACTCCGATGCAGCCACTATCGCCGAATGGAAGGATGGCTTGAACGAAGTCTGGCAAGACTTGCTGGAGTTGATCGAGACACGTACGCAGATGTTGCAAGCTAGTAGAGAGCTGCACAAGTTCTTCCATGATTGCAAGGATGTCCTTGGAAGGATCCTAGAGAAACAAAACGCGATGTCCGACGAACTTGGTCGCGACGCTGGTTCTGTGTCCGCTCTCCAACGAAAACACGCAAATTTCATGCAAGATTTGTCCACTCTACAGAGCCAAGTGTCTCAAATCCAAGAAGAATCCGCCAAGCTACAAGCAAGCTATGCTGGCGACAAAGCTAGAGAGATAACGAATCGCGAAGGAGAGGTAGTAGCCTCTTGGAATAACCTACAGTCTTTGTGCGAGGAAAGAAGAGCAAAATTAGAAGACACCGGCGATCTCTTCCGCTTCTTTAACATGGTCAGAACTCTGATGATATGGATGGATGACGTTGTACGTCAGATGAACACCTCTGAAAAGCCTCGAGATGTTGCCGGAGTCGAGTTACTAATGAACAATCATCAGAGTCTGAAGGCTGAAATCGATGCTAGAGAAGACAATTTGCTGGCGTGTATTAATCTTGGAAAGGATTTGTTAGCTAGGAACCATTATGCTAGTACTCAGATTAAAGACAAGTTGGCTGCCCTCACTGATCATAGGAATGCATTATTGCATAGATGGGAGGAACGTTGGGAGAACTTGCAACTCA TTTTGGAAGTCTATCAATTTGCTAGAGATGCAGCGGTTGCAGAGGCATGGTTGATCGCCCAGGAACCGTATCTGATGAGCCAGGAACTTGGA CATACCATCGACGAGGTTGAGAATTTGATTAAGAAACACGAGGCCTTCGAAAAATCGGCAGCTGCACAGGAAGAAAGGTTTAGTGCCTTGCATCGACTTACTACG TTTGAGTTGAAAGAATTGAAGAGGAGGGAGCAAGAACgagaagaggaagagagacgCAAGAAGGAGGAAGCTGCGGCAGCTGAAGCAGCTCGGTTAGCTAAAGCAACCCCAGTTACTAGTCCAGATGAACCGCCCAGTGAAAG AGCCGAAGCAGAAGGTGTAACCAGTGGAGAACGTACAGTTGGTGAGGACGAATCGCATG TGGCACACCGCAAGGCTTCTACACGTACGCCCCTGCCTCAAGACAAGCCCAAGGAAG CTCCAAAAGGTGGAAGCGGTTCCGAATCTGGTACATTAAGACGTAAGGAACGTAGTCGCAGCAAGTCGCCATTCAGAAGTTTCCGCTGGAGAAAATCCGCCAAGTCGCCGAGTTTAGATCGCAGTGGCGTGAGTGATGATGAGCGCAGCATATCTG AACAACGAAGTCCCACCGACGACGAATTCGAGGGTGTATTGCAACGAAAGCACGAATGGGAGAGTACAACGAAGAAGGCATCTAATCGGTCCTGGCACAAGGTGTACATGGTCGTTCGCGGGCAAAGTCTGTTCGCATACACGGACCAGAAATCGTACAAGTCTGCGCCTGATCAATCTTATAAAGGAGAAGCTCCTCTAGATCTCAGGGGCGCTACCATAACCGTGGCGAATGATTATACCAAGAGGAAACATGTCTTCCGAGTAAA GTCGCAAAGCGGATCAGACTTCTTGTTCCAGGCCAAAGATGACACCGAGATGAATGAATGGGTCACGGCACTGAACCAATCAGCGCAGGGTGCATCAGGCGCAAGCACATCCAGGGCACACACCTTGCCCGCGCCAACGCAAGCCGAGACCAAGAGACGTAGTTTCTTCACTCTCAAGAAAAA